A single genomic interval of Lysobacter avium harbors:
- the pmbA gene encoding metalloprotease PmbA — protein MLAGLSRRLLDAALANGADQAEVSCSEDSGLNVSVRMGEVETVESTRDRSIAVTVYFDGRKGSASTADLREESLATTVDQACAIARHTERDPAAGLADAELMATDLREFDSWHPWDIQADEAIDLALACEQAGRDADPRLENSDGASASSGSTVSVYANSHGFVGRERGTHHSLGCALIAGRGEQMQRDGWYDIALAAEDLEPASAIGRKAAERAISRLAPRQVPTGAYPVLFSAEVARGLIGHLLGAVSGGALYRRASFLLDSVGTQVFPEWFALHEQPFLQRGFRSSSFDAEGVATRESALVEGGVLQRYVLGSYSARRLGLQTTANAGGVHNLQVASNAGDLPAMLAGMGTGLLVTQLMGQGVNTITGDYSRGAGGFWIQDGQIQYPVDGITIAGNLKDMFAAIEAVGSDVDHRSHIRTGSILVGRMTVAGEG, from the coding sequence GGCGCCGACCAGGCGGAGGTGTCGTGCTCGGAGGATTCCGGGCTGAACGTCAGCGTGCGCATGGGCGAGGTGGAGACGGTCGAGTCGACCCGCGACCGCTCGATCGCGGTCACGGTCTACTTCGACGGCCGCAAGGGCAGCGCGTCCACGGCCGACCTGCGCGAGGAAAGCCTGGCCACGACCGTGGACCAGGCCTGCGCGATCGCGCGCCACACCGAGCGCGACCCGGCCGCCGGGCTGGCCGACGCCGAGCTGATGGCGACCGACCTGCGCGAGTTCGACAGCTGGCATCCGTGGGATATCCAGGCCGATGAGGCGATCGACCTGGCGCTGGCCTGCGAGCAGGCGGGCCGCGATGCCGACCCACGCCTGGAAAATTCAGACGGCGCTTCTGCGTCCAGCGGCAGTACCGTGTCGGTGTACGCCAACTCGCACGGCTTCGTCGGCCGCGAGCGCGGCACCCACCACAGCCTGGGCTGTGCACTGATCGCCGGCCGTGGCGAGCAGATGCAACGCGACGGCTGGTACGACATTGCGCTGGCCGCGGAAGACCTGGAACCGGCCAGCGCGATCGGTCGCAAGGCCGCCGAACGTGCGATTTCGCGCCTGGCACCGCGGCAGGTCCCCACCGGCGCGTATCCGGTGCTGTTTTCGGCCGAAGTCGCGCGCGGGCTCATCGGCCACTTGCTCGGCGCCGTGTCCGGCGGCGCCCTGTATCGCCGCGCCAGCTTCCTGCTCGACAGCGTCGGCACGCAGGTGTTCCCCGAGTGGTTTGCTCTGCATGAGCAGCCGTTCCTGCAGCGTGGGTTCAGGTCCTCCTCATTCGATGCCGAGGGCGTGGCGACCCGCGAGTCCGCGCTTGTGGAAGGCGGGGTGTTGCAGCGCTACGTGCTGGGCAGCTACTCAGCGCGACGCCTGGGCCTGCAGACCACCGCCAACGCCGGCGGCGTGCACAACCTGCAGGTGGCCAGCAATGCCGGCGACCTGCCAGCAATGCTGGCCGGGATGGGCACCGGACTGCTGGTGACCCAGCTGATGGGGCAGGGCGTGAACACCATCACCGGCGATTACTCGCGCGGCGCGGGTGGCTTCTGGATCCAGGACGGCCAGATCCAGTACCCGGTCGATGGCATCACCATCGCCGGCAACCTGAAGGACATGTTCGCCGCCATCGAGGCCGTCGGCAGCGACGTCGACCACCGTTCGCACATCCGCACCGGCTCGATCCTGGTCGGGCGGATGACGGTCGCCGGCGAAGG